One candidate division WOR-3 bacterium genomic window, CTCTACGGGAAAACCGTTGCCATAAGGTCCCCGAACTCCAATCACTTCGTTCTCTTTCAATTTGAACAACTCGGTCGTTAAAACCCCAATCTTTCTAATACCGAACTCTAAAAGTCCGGGACGAGAGGGGGAGGAAGAGATAGAGAAAGGAGCCTCCCCTGCTCCGAAGACCGAGACCATCATAAACTGTCCGGGTTTATAGCGTAAGGTTAAAGCCTTCTCCATCTCTACCGGGCGCACTTGGAAGAATCGGACATCTTCGGTTAAGTTATAGCGCCGGACAATGCGCATCGGAATGGGACAATAGAGATTATTGCTATTCATTTAAGCAAAACTCCTTCACCTTTCAATTTTTTTGCCACTTCTAAGACATTAATATTTACCGGACAGGTGTCAATACACCGGCCGCAGCCGACGCAGGCGGGGCGGCCAAATTCGGTGATGAAGGCTTTCAATTTATGGGTATACCACAATTTCACCCGCGAGGAGCGTCTCTCCCGAAAATTATGCCCGCCCGCCACTAAGGCGAAGTCTTTAAGCATACAGGAATCCCAATGTCTTTCCCGAAACCCGGCTTTTTCCCCAATGGGAAGATGGTCTTGGACATTAAAACAAGGGCAGGTGGGACAGACCATAGAACAAGCACCACAGGAAAGGCATTTCTCGCCCAACTCCTCCCAGATTGGGGCATCGTAACTTAACTCCATAATGTCGGGCATGGCGGTTAAATCCAAATGAAGTTGGTATTGGTTGTCGCGCCATTTCCGCCATTCAATATACTGGGTTAAATCCTTCTGGGTGATATTCTCATCAAAAAGTTCTAAACGGCTCCTTACCAAATCGTCCCCAACCGAAGAGCCAACCCAAACTAAGTAATGGTCATCTAACTCATTAAAGCCCAAATCAAAACCCTCTTCAATGAAATGGGTATTGGTGGAACGGGCAAAACATTTATCATCCGGCACGCAGGAAAGGCCAATAATTATTGTTCTCTCCCGGGCTTTTCGGTAATAAGGGTCAGGAAGTCTTTCCTTAAATAAGCGGTCTAAAATTAAGATACTATGGATTTCACAAGGGTGAAGGCCAAAAATGATGCGCATCGGAATTTCTTCGGGAACCTCTTGGTATTGATTTATCGGATCAAATTTAAGAATCGGAAATTTAGGGGGTAAGAGAAATTTCTTTACCGGCAGAATGGTTCTTAAAGCGGTAAGTTCTAATCGGGAAAAATCGGTTAACTTTTCGTAGATAAACTTATCACCCTTTCTTACCGGACCGTAGACCTCCCCAAACTTTTGAATTCCTTTTAAGAAGTCAAATAAGTTCTCTTTCTTTAACTTTAAGGCTTTCATAAAGGATAAGTATAACAAATTAAAGGAAAGAGTCAAGAAAAATTTGCAACCGTTAACCATCCTCCGGTTTCCTTTTTCCCAAGGAGTTTAAATCTTAAAAGAGTTTCACCCGAACAACCGGTTCCTTTTGAAATTTTCCCAAAACGGAATCAAGGCGGTCTAAGGTTTTATTAACTCTCTGGTAGAAAATGGTATCCGAGAGAAATTTCTCAATGTTACCCCCCTTAAAAATTGCTACTAAATCCTTCAAGTTGGAATTTAACTCCTTTAACTCATTACTCGCCTCACTAATCTTCGGACCGGCGGTGCTCATTATCTTTTCCAAACGGTTAGATAAGTTTTCAACGAGTTCTCTACTCCCCTCTATCAGTTCCTTACCGCTTTGGGCAAAATCCCGAAAGGCAGAAAGCATCTCTTTAATCTGGCGGAGATCAATCTCTTCCAAGATTTCCGTAATATCGTCCCTTCTCACCCCTTTTAAGACATCTCCCTTTTTCACCATCTTCGGAGAGATCCCAGGAACTAAAGAGAGAATCTTTCCCTCAAAAAGGCCTCGGGACTTCGCCTCAACCTGGGAATCTTCTGGCAATGGGATATTCTTCTTGAGGACAAATTCTACCAATACCCCATCGGAAGTAATCTTCACCCTTCTCACCTCTCCAACCTTTACTCCTCGGAGGTAGACATAGACCCCGGGTTCTATGCCGTAGGCGTCAGAAAATTTTGCGCCCATCACAAATTCTCGGCGGAAAGGGTCCTTCCCTTTAATCCAGAGAATCCCACCAATGAATAAGATGAGGGCGATGAGAAAGAAGAGGCCGATAAGGAAATCTCTTTTCATCCTCTCATCTCCCAAAGTTTCCCTTCTTTTAGAAGGAGATACCTTCCCTTCAATTCCCCGACCATTCTCGGGTCATGGGTCACAACAACCATCGTTATCCCCATATTTTGCATCTCGCCAATCAGGTGAATGATGATTTTCGTATTATCCCCATCCAGATTGGCGGTCGGCTCGTCCAGGAGGAGATATTTCGGGTCTCGGACTATCTCCCGAGCAATCGCCACCCTCTTCTTCATCCCACCGCTCAGTTCACTCGGGAAGAGCCTCTCTTTTCCCAAAAGGCCAACAAAGGCGAGCGCCCTCTCAATCTTCTCTCGGCTATTCGCCCTTCTCTCCATTCTCAAAAAGAGGGCAAGGTTCTCATAGACATTCCAAGAATCAAAGAGGGCATCCGATTGGAAGACAAAGCCAATGCGCCTTCTAATTTTTAATAACTCCCTTTCCGGCAATTTATTAATCTCAATTCCGTCAACAATCACCTGACCCCGGTCGGGGAGTAAAAGACCGTTAATCATCTTCAAAAGGACAGTCTTCCCACAACCGCTCTCACCGGTAACGATCACTGTCTCCCCATCTCCGACCTGCAGATTGAGGTCAGCAAGGACGAGAAGGCGATTGAAACTCTTATAGAGATTTCTGATTTCAATCATAAAATTAAGATATTTACTAAGTAATTTGCGAAGAGGATAAATAAAGAACCGGTCACCACCGAGACCATCGTCCAATAACCAACACCACCTGCCCCTTCTTTGGGAACGAGACCAAAGAAAGAACCAAAAAAACTGGCGATAAAACCAAAAATTAAAGCCTTTACGATCCCAACGGAGATCTCCTTCCCTTCAAAGAAGAGCCTTATCCCCCTCAGAAATTCAAAACCCGAGATTCTTGGGCTGGCTAAAAGGTAGGCGGAGAGGAGGGCAACCCAATAGCCAATCACTAAGAGTAAAGGAGAAGCGAGGAGGCTCGCTAAGACCCGAGGAAGAACTAAAAAACCAGAAGGGGAGATACCCAAAGCCCTTAACGCCTCAATCTGTTCCGAGACCTTCATACTACCCAATTCCGAAGCCACCCCAGCACCAATTCGGCCCACAAGGAGAAGGCCTAAAAGCACCGGCTCAATCTCTAAAATTATCCCCTTGAAGATGCCGCTGCCAATCAGATAAGGAGGGGTGCCGGGTAAGGCGATATAGAGGGCGGAGGCGGCGGTGGAAAAACCAACAAAGATTGAGACAATCAAAATTAAGGGTAAAGAGCCGAGGGAGAATTCAAAAAAGGCATCCTTTATCTCCCGGTGGTAGAGGAAGATATTTTTTACTACTAAAACCATCTCGCCAAAAAAGGAGAGGAGTCTCCCGAGGGAGGTGAGTATTCCTCTCATCTCTTCTAACTAACCCCCAAGACCTTCTTCAAGGCGGCGATGAACAATTCATTCTCTTCTGGTTTCCCAACCGTTACCCTAAGGGCATTGGGGAAGTTATATTCCTTTAAGGTCCGGGTGATTATTCCTTCCGCCAAAAGTTTCTGGTAAATTTCCGAAGAATCCTGAGTAAAATTGATGAAGACGAAGTTGCCATAAGAAGGGAGATAGAAGAGTTTCAATTTTTCCAATTCCCGGTATAAGAAGCGCTTCCCCATTTCGTTAATCCGGATTGACTTCCGCACATGCCTTTTATCATCAAGGGCATGAATACAGGCGTATTGGGCTAAGCGGTTAATATGGAAGGGGTAGCGAACCTTATTTATCGCCTCCACTACATCCGGGTTGGCAAATCCGTAACCGACCCTCAATCCCGCCAGCCCGTATATCTTAGAAAATGTGCGCAGGATTAAGATATTTTTCCCCTGTTTTAAGTACTTGAAGGTATCTAAATATCCCTTCTGGGTGATATACTCCCGATAAGCCTCATCAACAATCACCAAGATATTATCCGGCAGATGTTCCATAAAATAGGCGAAGATCTCCTTTTTGATTATGGTCCCTAAGGGGTTGATTGGGGTATCAAGATAAATAATCTTAGTTTTCGGGGTGATGTGGTCTAAGATACTTAAAAGGTCATGGGAATAGTCCTTGGGTGGAATCTCCACCACCTGGGCGCCCGCCACTAAGCCGCTAATCTTCCCGATGATAAAAGAACCCTGGGTGACAATTATCTCCGATTCCCGGTCCAGATAGGCGAGGGCAGCAAGATAGATGAGTTCTACGGAACCGTTGCCCACCACAATCCGGTCCATCCCTATCTTATAAATCTCAGAGATTTTCGCTTTTAGGTAGTAGTTGATATCATCGGGGTAAAGGAAAGATTCTTTTAAGACTTGGCGTAAAGCCTTTAGGGCTTTGGGTGAAGGACCAAGGGGATTTTCGTTTGAAGCCAATTTCACTACCTTCTTCAACTTCATCTCCCGCACCACCTCTTCAATCGGTTTTCCGGGACGGTAGGGAGTGATTCTGAATAAATCTTTTCTTGGTTCAAGCATCTTCTCCTCCTCTTTTCATAGTAATGAATATTAGACCACCAATTAAACTGTGGAGGTAATTGGCAACTAAGAAGAGGAGGCTTACCCCCATCGCCTCCTCCTTACTTAAACCAACTCTTTGGAAGAGATAGACAAAACTTCCCTCCCTTATCCCTAAGCCCCCAAAGGTTATGGGAACCATCGTGATGATATTAATCAGGGGGATGTAAAGGAAATAGTATAAGGGGGAGAGGGGTTTACCGATTGCCAGACCGGAAAAATACCAGACTAAGGAGAGGAGAAGTTGGACGAGGAGGGAGAAGAGAAAAGAGAGAAAAAGGGGTAAGGGATGGGCAGAGAAACCTTGCAATTTTGCGGCAAAGGAATCAATCTTCTCTCCCAAGCCTAAGAATTTTAACCTCTGCCAAAGCCTTTGGCAGAAAAGATAAACCCTCTCCGAGATGAGGGCAGCGGTGAGGGCAAAGAGTGTGAAAAAACCTAACAGGTTTATGGTTAGATACTCCTTTCCTATTGGTTGGCGAAGAAGAGAGAAGAGGAGGGTAGCAAGCAAGGCAAAGGCAAAGAGCCCAACAAAACCGATCACCCGGTCAAAGAAGGTTACCGCCAGAGCCAAGCCGAGCCCTTTCTCCTTCTTTCTCGTATAGGCGACCCGCATCACATCGCCCCCAATCGCGGTGGGCAGGAGGTTATTGAAGAAGAGGGAGACAAAATAGACCTTCAAGAGATAACCGTTAGAAAAGAAGAGTTCTTTGGCATCCAAAAGAATTTTCCAGCGCATAACGGAGATTAAAACAAAAAGGAAAAAGGAGAAGAGGGCAAGAGAGAGCCAGAAGGGGTCAGTCCGAACAAGGATCGCCAAAGCCGATTTGAAGTTCATCTTCCGCAAGAGGAGATAGATGATGAAGGAAGCGATTAGAATCCGAATGAAGGGCCAGAATCTCTTCATCTCATTTTCTTTTCAATCGCCTCCAATCTCTCAATAATGGCGGAGAAGGACTCACCCAAAAGTCCTAAACCGAAAAGGAGGATTCCGGTTAAGATTAAAAGAATTACCAAATATAAGAGGGGACGAAAACCGTGGCCCAAGATTCTTAAGATGATACTTAAAATCCCTAAGAGGAAACCAAGAAGGAAGGAGGCGGCTCCGACACTCCCAAAGTAGAGGAGGGGCTTTTTCATAAAGGATAGTTGAAAGGCGACCGCGATCAGGTCAAAAAAGCCAATGACGATCCGTTTCTTTGATTGATACTTCGGTTCACCCGCCCTTCGGGGATAGAGTTTTACCGGGATTTCGGTAATCTTCGCCCCCTCCGCCCAAACCAAAGGGACGAGATAGCGGTGCCAATCCTTACGCAGTTTTAATCGGGCGACAACCTCTTTCCGGAAGGCTTTAATGGCGTTGATATCGTGGACCGGTAAAGAGAAGATTTTTCTGGCTAAAAAGTTATAAATTAGGGAGACGAACTTCTTTTCGTATTTACCCACCTTCCAACCAACACACATATCATAGCCTTCCTCAATCTTGGCGACTAACTTTGGGATGTCCGAGGCGGCAAACTGCAAATCCGCATCATAAATTATGATAATCTCCCCTTCACTCGCCTCAAGACCTGTCAATATGGCATCAGTCTTCCCTCGGTTTTGGGGATGACGGAGGATTCGGACCCGAGGATATTTCGCCGCCTCTTTTAATGCCAATTCCCAAGTACCATCGGTTGAACCATCATCCACCACAATTATCTCGTAGGTCTCATCTAAATTGTTATGCAATTCTGCCAAAAGGGAAGGGATATTTAATACCTCATTATAAGCGGGACAGATTACCGTCTTTTCTATCGCCATTTATCCAACGTATTGTAACCAATTTTTCCCTTTTGTCAACCTTGGTTTTATAATAAAAAGGACTCTTAAACCCTACTTTTCCCAATCAAATAAGTTATTAAAAATCAAAGACTTATAAAAAAGGGAAAGATTTGGTGTCCAATTTTTGGGGGTATTTCCGTATTTATTATAGAGGGGTATTGGGTTCTAATCCCAACCCCGAAAAGAGAGGTGCGTATGAAAGATGCTTTAAGGCGAATAGAGAAGTATATATCTAAGTTAGAACCAGAGATTATAAGAAGAGATTTTGCCCAATTGAAAGAGAAGATGCTACAACAGATTACCACCTACTTTATAGAGATCTTTGAGGTTGAGACAAAGGCAAAGGCGATTTTAAGCGAATACGACCTACCGGTTAGTCTTATCCCCTTTTATCTATGCTATGCCCGGGAATTATATAGCCTTTCTAAGAGATATGCGGGATTTCCTCTCTTCCGGGAGATAAGGATTAGGGAGGGAAAATGGCGAAATAGAACTCTCCAACCGGAAATTTTAAGAAGGATAAGATTTGATATATTTGGCATAACCTTACCGGAGGAGATATGAGGATTGAGATAAAGAAGAAGAAGTCACTGGAGAGATTGGCGAAGATGGCAAGGAGATATGCAGTTTATTATCCAGATGCTACAAGGAGTTACCTGAAAGGGATAGTTGACTATGTCCTATTTGTGGAAGAGAAGGTGAAAGAGATTTTGGAGGAGCGGGGAATTTCGGTTATTTATCACTTTGCCTATTATGCCTTCGGTAGAAAGGTCTATAAACTCCTAAAAGAGAAGAAGGATTCCCAAATCCCTTCTTTAATTGAGGAGTGGGTGAAAGATAAATGTCTTTCCCGAGATGTTTTATCAGAGATTAAGGAGGCTTTATCGGAGAAGTAGGTCTTAAATAAGACTTAAGTTAAGTGATAAAAATTTTATGATGTAGGAGGGTTTTGTCTTTAGAAAAAGGGGTGTAGCATACAGGGGATGGTATCGGGGTTCTAATGGAAAGTCTAAGTAACGGTCTAAACTTAGGTCTAATTGGAGTTCTAAATAAGGGTCTAAAAGAAGGTCTAAAAGTAGGGGTAATAAAAAGAGTAATTGGAAATCTAATTAAGAGTCTAATTGAAAATTTAATCCGAAGTCTAATTATAGTTTTAACCGAAAGCCCAATTGAAAGTCTAACCTCAAGTCTAAATATCGGCTCGGTGAAAATAGGGGAGGGCAATAACACTATTGACAAGAATACTTTTTTTGTGTATATTTTAGGAATGGAAGTGGCGATAGCGCCCCTCGGGGCAATACCTTGCCAAATCAATCTTTTCCCAACCATTTCTCTTTTAATAAGAAACTATCGTCCACCTTCCAAAAATCCTATTAAGGGGGTGATAAAATATGAAGAAAGCCGAACTTATTGAGAAAATCGCCAAGGATGCAGGCATCTCCAAGAAACAGGCGGGGCTCGCTCTCCAATCCTTTATGGATGCGGTGAAGATGGTGATGAAGAAAGATGACGAACTGACCCTTCCCAAATTTGGCCGGTTCTATGTGAAGAAGACAAAAGCCCGAATTGGCCGGAATCCAAAAACCGGAGAGGAGATAAAAATTCCAGCCAGGAAGAGACCGGCCTTCCGCGCGGGGAAGGAATTAAAACTCGCTGCTAAATAAAAAAAGGGCGGGAAGGAGAAGTGGGCGTTCCCCAGAAAGCGCTTCCACCTCTTCTTCCTGCCCTCAATTCTTCCCCTCCCCATCTCAAAATCTTAGACCAAACAAAATTACCCCAGAAAGTTTCTTACCGCCGGATTAAAAATCACTACGAGTTGCTCAGAGCCATTAGGGGATTACAAATCAGAGGGGCACCGCTCATCGGCGTCGCCTCCGCCTATGGCGTTGCCTTAGAGGCGGTGAGAATAAAAAAGGACTTAAAGAGAAGGCTCCTTTCGGTGATTAATGATCTGCGAAAAGCCCGTCCTACCGCCTTCAATCCCTTCTTCATTTTAAAGAGGATGGAAGAGACTCTTAAATTAGAACTACCCGAAGAGGAATTACGCCTTCGCCTTTTGGAAGAGGCGGCAAAGATTGAAAAAGAAGAGAGAGAAAAGTGCGAAAAGATTGGCACCCACGGTGCCCAATTATTAAAAGATGGGACAAAGGTCCTAACTATCTGCAATACGGGTTTTTTAGCCACCCCCGGCATCGGCACCGCCCTGGGAATAATTTATAAGGCGAAGGAAGAAGGGAAGAGGATAAAGGTCTTTGTCTGCGAAACCCGACCCCTCCTCCAAGGGGCAAGGCTCACCACCTGGGAGTTGCAGAAAAGAGGGGTTGAAACCTTTTTAATCACCGACGGGATGGTGGGTAAGGTGATGGGGGATATTGATATTGTCCTCACCGGTGCCGACCGCATCGCCCGGAATTATGACTTTGCCAATAAGGTTGGCACCTTAACCCTGGCAATTTGTGCCTCCTATTATAAAAAGCCTTTTTACTGCGCGGCTCCCACCTCCACCATTGATCTCTCCTTGCAGGACGGGAGCGAAATTGCGATTGAGGAGAGAGGGGAGGAAGAGGTTCTAACTTGCTTAGGAAGACGCATCGCGCCGAAGGGGATTAAGGTGCTTAACCCTTCTTTTGATATTACCCCCCACCAGTTGTTGACCGGTCTCATCACCGAAGAGGGGATAATTAAATTGGCAAGAAGGTAGTTTATTTTTTTTCCGGGTCTAAGTGGACAATCACCTCTGTCTCCCCCATCTCACTCTTTATCGCCTCCGCCACCTCTTCTCCGGTTCGGTGGGCAACATCAAGATGGGTATCATTTTTCAAAGAGATATGAATGGTCACGATCCTCCTCTTCCCGTAGTCGTGAACTTGAATCTCATGGGCATCCTTCACCCCTTCTACACCCTGAGCAATCTCCTTGATCCGAGAGACGAGAGCGGGTGAAGGTGCAAAGCCAACCAGAATATTGCTTGTCTCCACTATAATTTTAATTCCGGTATAAATAATCAATCCGGAAATCCCGATCCCAAAAAACCCATCCAGCCGGAAGAATCCGAAACGATAGAAGATGAAACCAATTAGGACTAAAGCCGTCGCGATGGAATCGGTCCGGTGGTGCCAGGCATCAGCCTGTAAAGAAGGGGAGTTAATCTTCTCTCCCAGTTTTTGGGAAACCCCGGTGAGAAATTCTTTCACCAAAATGGAGAAGAGCAAAATGCTAATCACCCAAAAATTAGAAAACACTGGTTGGGGCGCCACGAGGCGCTTCAAAGAGTTGAGAAAGAATTCTAAACCGGCACCAATAAGGAGGAAGGCGATTAAAAGGGCAAAGATCCTTTCTACCCGACCGTGTCCGAAGGGGTGGTGCTCATCGGGAGGCTTGGCCGAAATCTTAAAACCCACGACGACCAAAAAGGAGGTGAAGACATCCGAGAGGGTATGAAAGGCATCCGCCAATAAAGCGATACTATTGAATAGTTTCCCTAGAATGAGTTTGATAAAAAAGAGGAGAAGGTTCAAAATAATACTCAAAAGACCTTCAAAATAGCCATAGTTTTTTACCCGGTCTTTGGTATCCAAGCGAAAGAGAGAGATTAACCAATTGGTAATTTTTTCCATTAAACCCTCGGGCGAGAAATCATCTTTTTACCTCCCCTTCCCCAACCGGTTGTACCGTTTCTAATTCCTTCTTCCTACTCTTCTTAAATTCCCAATGCTGAGAAAGGGCGGAGAAAGAGAGGAAAAGGAAACCAAGGGTATAGAGTAAAAGGAAAGGGGCGAGTGCCAATTCCCAATGGCTCAAGGCATAAATAAGGGTGAAGAGGAGGTAAAATCCCATCCCCATCTCTAAGAAGGTGATTTTAGAGATGGGGCTGAGATATTTCTTGTCCCGCAAACTCCCTTTCTTGCCCACAACCGAAAATTTCGGCGTGCGGGTGAATTCACTCTTCTTTCCCCAAAGGGCTTGGAGACAAGCCTGGGTGTTGATCAAGGAAAGGGAGACGAAGCCCCCAATCAATAGGAAAGCGACCAAAAACCAACTCTTTCTTCCTTTCTCTTTATTCCCATCCAACTTCTGAACCCGCCGGTAGGATAAGATATAGGTGATGGGATAAGGCAGGACAAAGATGGTGAAAAGGGAGAGGCTTAAATAGTAGAGGTTAACAACCCGAGCCTGGGAAGAAAGATAAACCGCCCAATAGCTTCCATAATGGTAAAGGGGATTGAGAACAATCTCAGTGTATTTAATTTTGGTAGCCACAATAGGAAAAGAGAGGAGGGAGAGGAAAAAGAGGATCGGATAGACCAAAGGAGAAGTGAGATGGGTGAAAGAGAAGAACTTTACCCGCCGGGGTAGTTTGGCTCGTAAAACCTCACCTAAGATCTTTTTGGCGACTTCTACCCCTCCCTTGGTCCAGCGGAACTGTTGTTTCTTAAATCCTTGAATGTCAATCGGCAATTCTCCGGGGCAGACAATCTCCGGCAGAAAGAGGATTTTATAACCTTTCAGTTGCGCCCGATAGGATAAATCAAGGTCTTCGGTTAAAGTATCATCCTGCCAGTTACCCGCAGCCAGAATTGCTTCCTTCCGCCAGACACCACAAGTGCCGTTGAAGTTAATGAAGAGATCAATCTGGGATTTTATATCCTGCTCAAAGAGAAAATGGGCATCTAAGGCTAATGCCTGACCCTGGGTGAGGATGGAGTAGTCACGGTTCAGATGCCCCCACCGGGTTTGGACCGCGGCAATCTTCTCATCAAGGAAGAAGTAGGGAATGGTCCTTTTTAGAAAATCCGGAGGCACAATAAAGTCCGCATCAAAGATGGCAATGAACTCACCCCGGGCGGAAAGTAATCCCTCCCGCAAAGCACCCGCCTTAAATCCGATTCGCTGGGAGCGGTGGTGGAGGGAGATATTATAGCCCAAACCCTTATACTCCTCCACCAAAGAAGCGAGAATGAAGGTTGTCTCGTCCGTGGAATCGTCCAGAATCTGAATTTCGTATCTCTCCTTCGGATAGTCCAAATTGGTAACCGAAGACAAAAGTCGCGCCACCACATATTTCTCGTTATAAATCGGGAGTTGGATAGTGACAAAGGGGAAGTAGTTTAAAGGAGGGGGAAATTTCTTCTTCTTATTTTTCCTATTTC contains:
- a CDS encoding HU family DNA-binding protein; translation: MKKAELIEKIAKDAGISKKQAGLALQSFMDAVKMVMKKDDELTLPKFGRFYVKKTKARIGRNPKTGEEIKIPARKRPAFRAGKELKLAAK
- a CDS encoding glycosyltransferase, with protein sequence MIESFLFALYLLLLLFLSLYATHGYIILYYYLTRNRKNKKKKFPPPLNYFPFVTIQLPIYNEKYVVARLLSSVTNLDYPKERYEIQILDDSTDETTFILASLVEEYKGLGYNISLHHRSQRIGFKAGALREGLLSARGEFIAIFDADFIVPPDFLKRTIPYFFLDEKIAAVQTRWGHLNRDYSILTQGQALALDAHFLFEQDIKSQIDLFINFNGTCGVWRKEAILAAGNWQDDTLTEDLDLSYRAQLKGYKILFLPEIVCPGELPIDIQGFKKQQFRWTKGGVEVAKKILGEVLRAKLPRRVKFFSFTHLTSPLVYPILFFLSLLSFPIVATKIKYTEIVLNPLYHYGSYWAVYLSSQARVVNLYYLSLSLFTIFVLPYPITYILSYRRVQKLDGNKEKGRKSWFLVAFLLIGGFVSLSLINTQACLQALWGKKSEFTRTPKFSVVGKKGSLRDKKYLSPISKITFLEMGMGFYLLFTLIYALSHWELALAPFLLLYTLGFLFLSFSALSQHWEFKKSRKKELETVQPVGEGEVKR
- a CDS encoding 4Fe-4S dicluster domain-containing protein: MVNGCKFFLTLSFNLLYLSFMKALKLKKENLFDFLKGIQKFGEVYGPVRKGDKFIYEKLTDFSRLELTALRTILPVKKFLLPPKFPILKFDPINQYQEVPEEIPMRIIFGLHPCEIHSILILDRLFKERLPDPYYRKARERTIIIGLSCVPDDKCFARSTNTHFIEEGFDLGFNELDDHYLVWVGSSVGDDLVRSRLELFDENITQKDLTQYIEWRKWRDNQYQLHLDLTAMPDIMELSYDAPIWEELGEKCLSCGACSMVCPTCPCFNVQDHLPIGEKAGFRERHWDSCMLKDFALVAGGHNFRERRSSRVKLWYTHKLKAFITEFGRPACVGCGRCIDTCPVNINVLEVAKKLKGEGVLLK
- a CDS encoding ATP-binding cassette domain-containing protein; translation: MIEIRNLYKSFNRLLVLADLNLQVGDGETVIVTGESGCGKTVLLKMINGLLLPDRGQVIVDGIEINKLPERELLKIRRRIGFVFQSDALFDSWNVYENLALFLRMERRANSREKIERALAFVGLLGKERLFPSELSGGMKKRVAIAREIVRDPKYLLLDEPTANLDGDNTKIIIHLIGEMQNMGITMVVVTHDPRMVGELKGRYLLLKEGKLWEMRG
- a CDS encoding lysylphosphatidylglycerol synthase transmembrane domain-containing protein — protein: MKRFWPFIRILIASFIIYLLLRKMNFKSALAILVRTDPFWLSLALFSFFLFVLISVMRWKILLDAKELFFSNGYLLKVYFVSLFFNNLLPTAIGGDVMRVAYTRKKEKGLGLALAVTFFDRVIGFVGLFAFALLATLLFSLLRQPIGKEYLTINLLGFFTLFALTAALISERVYLFCQRLWQRLKFLGLGEKIDSFAAKLQGFSAHPLPLFLSFLFSLLVQLLLSLVWYFSGLAIGKPLSPLYYFLYIPLINIITMVPITFGGLGIREGSFVYLFQRVGLSKEEAMGVSLLFLVANYLHSLIGGLIFITMKRGGEDA
- a CDS encoding cation diffusion facilitator family transporter; this encodes MEKITNWLISLFRLDTKDRVKNYGYFEGLLSIILNLLLFFIKLILGKLFNSIALLADAFHTLSDVFTSFLVVVGFKISAKPPDEHHPFGHGRVERIFALLIAFLLIGAGLEFFLNSLKRLVAPQPVFSNFWVISILLFSILVKEFLTGVSQKLGEKINSPSLQADAWHHRTDSIATALVLIGFIFYRFGFFRLDGFFGIGISGLIIYTGIKIIVETSNILVGFAPSPALVSRIKEIAQGVEGVKDAHEIQVHDYGKRRIVTIHISLKNDTHLDVAHRTGEEVAEAIKSEMGETEVIVHLDPEKK
- the hisC gene encoding histidinol-phosphate transaminase: MLEPRKDLFRITPYRPGKPIEEVVREMKLKKVVKLASNENPLGPSPKALKALRQVLKESFLYPDDINYYLKAKISEIYKIGMDRIVVGNGSVELIYLAALAYLDRESEIIVTQGSFIIGKISGLVAGAQVVEIPPKDYSHDLLSILDHITPKTKIIYLDTPINPLGTIIKKEIFAYFMEHLPDNILVIVDEAYREYITQKGYLDTFKYLKQGKNILILRTFSKIYGLAGLRVGYGFANPDVVEAINKVRYPFHINRLAQYACIHALDDKRHVRKSIRINEMGKRFLYRELEKLKLFYLPSYGNFVFINFTQDSSEIYQKLLAEGIITRTLKEYNFPNALRVTVGKPEENELFIAALKKVLGVS
- a CDS encoding MlaD family protein; this translates as MKRDFLIGLFFLIALILFIGGILWIKGKDPFRREFVMGAKFSDAYGIEPGVYVYLRGVKVGEVRRVKITSDGVLVEFVLKKNIPLPEDSQVEAKSRGLFEGKILSLVPGISPKMVKKGDVLKGVRRDDITEILEEIDLRQIKEMLSAFRDFAQSGKELIEGSRELVENLSNRLEKIMSTAGPKISEASNELKELNSNLKDLVAIFKGGNIEKFLSDTIFYQRVNKTLDRLDSVLGKFQKEPVVRVKLF
- a CDS encoding ABC transporter permease, with the protein product MRGILTSLGRLLSFFGEMVLVVKNIFLYHREIKDAFFEFSLGSLPLILIVSIFVGFSTAASALYIALPGTPPYLIGSGIFKGIILEIEPVLLGLLLVGRIGAGVASELGSMKVSEQIEALRALGISPSGFLVLPRVLASLLASPLLLVIGYWVALLSAYLLASPRISGFEFLRGIRLFFEGKEISVGIVKALIFGFIASFFGSFFGLVPKEGAGGVGYWTMVSVVTGSLFILFANYLVNILIL
- the mtnA gene encoding S-methyl-5-thioribose-1-phosphate isomerase — translated: MLDQTKLPQKVSYRRIKNHYELLRAIRGLQIRGAPLIGVASAYGVALEAVRIKKDLKRRLLSVINDLRKARPTAFNPFFILKRMEETLKLELPEEELRLRLLEEAAKIEKEEREKCEKIGTHGAQLLKDGTKVLTICNTGFLATPGIGTALGIIYKAKEEGKRIKVFVCETRPLLQGARLTTWELQKRGVETFLITDGMVGKVMGDIDIVLTGADRIARNYDFANKVGTLTLAICASYYKKPFYCAAPTSTIDLSLQDGSEIAIEERGEEEVLTCLGRRIAPKGIKVLNPSFDITPHQLLTGLITEEGIIKLARR
- a CDS encoding glycosyltransferase family 2 protein gives rise to the protein MAIEKTVICPAYNEVLNIPSLLAELHNNLDETYEIIVVDDGSTDGTWELALKEAAKYPRVRILRHPQNRGKTDAILTGLEASEGEIIIIYDADLQFAASDIPKLVAKIEEGYDMCVGWKVGKYEKKFVSLIYNFLARKIFSLPVHDINAIKAFRKEVVARLKLRKDWHRYLVPLVWAEGAKITEIPVKLYPRRAGEPKYQSKKRIVIGFFDLIAVAFQLSFMKKPLLYFGSVGAASFLLGFLLGILSIILRILGHGFRPLLYLVILLILTGILLFGLGLLGESFSAIIERLEAIEKKMR